One window of the Acidimicrobiia bacterium genome contains the following:
- a CDS encoding ABC transporter ATP-binding protein, translating into MATEPAQHPDPSAAPEHLLEIKGLKTHFDTRDGVVKAVDEVSLAVKRGEVLGIVGESGCGKSVMSLSIMGLIPHPGEIVAGEILFNGRDIAAMTPDEVRRLRGEHISMIFQQPTSALNPVYRSGAQIREVFELHRSWPKEVEEERVIEMLTKVGIPDPVSRAAAYPHELSGGMAQRVMIAMALACEPELLIADEPTTALDVTIQAQILDLIRDLKNDSNTAVILITHDLGVVAEMADRVAVMYAGEIVEETDVRTLFKSPKHPYTQGLIASIPVLGSSVDTLETIPGIVPNLIDLPQGCRFASRCVSRIQHQLTVCVEEVPELRAVAPGHAVRCFLYGEDGSFDPEAARARHSYRGGPEGATGSESR; encoded by the coding sequence ATGGCGACCGAGCCGGCGCAGCATCCCGATCCATCGGCAGCCCCCGAACACTTGCTCGAGATCAAGGGGCTCAAGACGCATTTCGACACCCGCGACGGCGTCGTCAAGGCCGTCGATGAAGTGTCGCTCGCGGTGAAGCGTGGAGAGGTCCTCGGCATCGTGGGCGAGTCCGGCTGCGGCAAGTCGGTCATGTCCCTTTCGATCATGGGCCTCATCCCACACCCCGGTGAGATCGTTGCCGGTGAGATCCTGTTCAACGGGCGAGACATCGCCGCGATGACACCTGATGAAGTGCGGCGGTTGCGTGGAGAGCACATCTCGATGATCTTCCAGCAACCGACGAGTGCGCTGAACCCGGTCTATCGATCAGGGGCCCAGATCAGGGAGGTGTTCGAGCTCCACCGCAGCTGGCCCAAAGAGGTCGAAGAGGAACGGGTCATCGAGATGCTCACCAAAGTCGGCATACCCGATCCCGTGTCCCGGGCGGCGGCATACCCGCACGAGCTGTCGGGCGGCATGGCACAGCGGGTCATGATCGCCATGGCGCTGGCATGTGAGCCGGAGCTCCTCATCGCCGACGAACCGACCACGGCTTTGGATGTCACGATTCAAGCCCAGATCCTCGACCTGATCCGTGACCTGAAGAACGACTCGAACACGGCCGTCATTCTCATCACACACGATCTCGGCGTGGTTGCCGAGATGGCAGACCGGGTCGCCGTCATGTATGCGGGCGAGATCGTCGAAGAGACCGATGTTCGAACGCTGTTCAAGAGTCCGAAGCATCCCTACACACAGGGCCTCATCGCGTCGATCCCGGTGCTTGGTTCCAGTGTCGATACGCTCGAGACGATTCCTGGCATCGTGCCGAACCTCATCGATCTCCCACAGGGATGCCGGTTCGCGTCGCGGTGCGTTTCGCGGATCCAACACCAGCTCACGGTCTGCGTCGAGGAGGTGCCGGAGCTTCGAGCAGTGGCGCCCGGGCACGCCGTGCGCTGCTTCCTGTATGGCGAGGACGGCAGCTTCGATCCTGAGGCGGCGCGGGCACGGCACAGCTATCGCGGTGGGCCCGAGGGAGCAACGGGGAGTGAGTCGCGATGA
- a CDS encoding ATP-binding cassette domain-containing protein, giving the protein MSEILVEMTDLVKEFPVKGGVFQRQIATVNAVAGVTMSIRRGETVGLVGESGCGKSTLGRLVTRLLEPTAGSIVFDGTDVTHLSGKELRPFRKRVQIIFQDPYSSLDPRTQVGNSISEGLRLHGIGDKNERRARVKRMLELVGLEGHHASRFPHEFSGGQRQRIGLARALILEPDFVVADEPVSALDVSVQAQVLNLLKELQAELDLTLLFVAHNLAVVEHISDRVAVMYLGRSAELTDRENLYRNPLHPYTEALLSAIPIPDPERPRNRTILQGEVPSPIDPPSGCFFHPRCPIAVEGVCDTEVPELEQSDTDADHFAACHVRTGRLSGAP; this is encoded by the coding sequence ATGAGTGAGATCTTGGTCGAGATGACCGACCTCGTGAAGGAGTTCCCAGTGAAGGGCGGCGTCTTCCAGCGTCAGATCGCCACCGTCAACGCGGTTGCCGGGGTCACCATGTCGATCCGTCGCGGGGAAACCGTTGGCCTCGTCGGCGAGTCCGGCTGTGGCAAGTCGACGCTCGGTCGGCTTGTGACGCGGCTTCTCGAACCAACGGCAGGCTCGATCGTCTTCGACGGAACGGATGTCACCCATCTCAGCGGCAAGGAACTCAGACCGTTCCGAAAGCGTGTTCAGATCATCTTCCAGGATCCGTATTCATCGCTGGACCCGCGCACGCAGGTCGGGAACTCCATTTCAGAAGGTCTCAGGCTCCATGGCATCGGTGACAAGAACGAGCGCAGGGCACGCGTCAAGCGCATGCTCGAACTCGTCGGCCTCGAGGGACATCACGCAAGCCGTTTCCCGCACGAGTTTTCCGGAGGTCAGCGCCAACGCATCGGACTTGCGCGTGCGCTGATCCTCGAACCGGACTTCGTGGTCGCTGATGAGCCGGTGTCTGCGCTCGATGTGTCCGTGCAAGCCCAGGTACTCAACCTGCTCAAGGAGCTCCAAGCCGAACTGGACCTCACGCTGCTGTTCGTCGCGCACAACCTCGCGGTCGTTGAGCACATCTCGGACCGGGTAGCGGTCATGTATCTCGGTCGGAGCGCCGAACTGACCGACCGTGAGAACCTGTACCGAAACCCGCTCCATCCCTACACGGAGGCCCTGCTCTCGGCGATTCCGATCCCGGATCCGGAACGGCCGCGAAACCGGACAATTCTCCAGGGCGAAGTGCCGTCACCGATCGATCCTCCATCGGGCTGCTTCTTCCATCCGAGATGCCCGATCGCGGTCGAAGGAGTCTGCGACACCGAGGTGCCCGAGCTCGAACAATCGGACACCGATGCCGACCACTTCGCGGCGTGTCATGTGAGAACAGGACGCCTGAGCGGTGCACCGTGA